In Sebaldella termitidis ATCC 33386, one DNA window encodes the following:
- a CDS encoding 5'-nucleotidase, lipoprotein e(P4) family, producing MKSFRKLLCIYIIVIFTGIIHAGSADTDTVQMTYESLQSQQTVLGTVWMQTSAEYRASVYQVFNFAKSRFIEEKSKNYEKKLAVIVDIDETVLDNIYTQAEYIKEGKNFSPKAWDEWRKAEKAAAMPGAVDFVNFIYENGGEVFYITNRKEAERKNTLDNLLKEKFKADNKHLIMKTGESSKESRRNQIEKDYHVAAYLGDDINDFIDAGATAEERRRKVDELSKEFGKKYFIIPNPVYGSFEAAINSDYYKTDYRGRTQMRESSLKGWKE from the coding sequence ATGAAAAGTTTTAGAAAATTATTGTGTATATATATAATAGTAATATTCACGGGAATTATACATGCAGGAAGCGCAGATACAGATACTGTACAAATGACTTATGAGAGTCTCCAGTCACAGCAGACAGTTTTGGGAACAGTATGGATGCAGACTTCGGCAGAATACAGGGCCTCTGTATATCAGGTATTTAATTTTGCAAAGAGTAGATTTATTGAAGAAAAAAGTAAGAACTATGAAAAAAAACTTGCAGTTATTGTGGATATTGATGAAACAGTACTGGATAATATTTATACTCAGGCTGAATATATAAAAGAAGGGAAAAATTTTTCTCCGAAAGCATGGGATGAGTGGAGAAAGGCGGAAAAAGCCGCTGCTATGCCGGGAGCTGTTGATTTTGTGAATTTTATATATGAAAACGGCGGAGAAGTATTTTATATAACGAACAGAAAAGAGGCTGAAAGAAAAAATACACTTGATAATCTTTTGAAAGAAAAATTCAAGGCAGATAATAAACATCTTATAATGAAAACAGGAGAATCCAGTAAGGAATCGAGAAGAAACCAGATAGAGAAGGATTATCATGTCGCAGCTTATCTGGGAGATGATATAAACGATTTTATTGATGCAGGGGCTACAGCAGAAGAGCGGAGAAGGAAAGTAGACGAGCTTTCGAAAGAATTCGGGAAAAAATATTTCATTATTCCGAATCCTGTGTATGGAAGCTTTGAAGCAGCAATAAATTCTGACTATTATAAAACAGACTACAGAGGAAGAACACAGATGAGGGAAAGTTCACTGAAAGGGTGGAAAGAATAA
- a CDS encoding M18 family aminopeptidase: MKKVFAEEFIDFIDKSPSTYHAVKNCSDMLEKNGFIRLDPSKEWKLEKNGKYYIKKTSSTIMAFTVGEEISTECGFRIAGSHTDSPCFRIKPNPEMTVENIIRLNTEVYGGPILSTWFDRPLSIAGRVILKTDNIFRPETVYINIDRPLMTIPNLAIHQNRSVNQGVEIDRQNDVLPVIGLINEAFEKEDFLINLVSKESNIDKKDILDFDLYVYAYEKGTLLGAENEFVSAPKIDNLASVYTGLRAVIESRHVNKGINIFVGFDNEEVGSSTKQGADSNYLMNYMERIYIALGMNRGDFLTAVNNSFLISADGAHAAHPGFTGKMDPTNKPSLNQGVVFKISANQKYTSDGFSISVIKQIIEGKDIKTQDFVNNSKEAGGSTIGPISSTHLETDSVDLGIPMLAMHSVRELCGRDDLYSLKELIKVFFEV; the protein is encoded by the coding sequence ATGAAAAAAGTATTTGCAGAAGAATTTATAGATTTTATTGATAAAAGCCCGAGTACTTACCATGCAGTAAAAAACTGTTCAGATATGCTGGAAAAAAACGGCTTCATAAGACTTGACCCTTCTAAGGAATGGAAGCTGGAAAAAAACGGAAAGTATTATATAAAGAAAACCAGCTCTACAATCATGGCTTTTACAGTGGGCGAAGAAATCAGCACAGAATGCGGATTTCGGATAGCAGGATCTCATACTGATTCTCCGTGTTTTAGAATAAAACCAAATCCTGAGATGACAGTGGAAAATATAATAAGACTGAATACTGAGGTATATGGAGGACCTATCCTGAGTACATGGTTTGACAGACCTTTGTCCATAGCAGGAAGGGTCATTTTGAAAACAGATAATATTTTCAGACCTGAAACTGTATATATAAATATAGACAGACCGCTTATGACAATACCAAATCTGGCAATTCATCAAAACAGAAGTGTTAATCAGGGTGTAGAAATAGACAGACAAAATGATGTGCTTCCTGTAATAGGCTTAATAAATGAAGCATTTGAAAAAGAAGATTTTCTTATAAATCTGGTTTCAAAAGAGAGTAATATAGATAAAAAAGATATTCTGGACTTTGATTTATACGTATATGCTTATGAAAAGGGAACTCTGCTCGGAGCGGAAAATGAATTTGTTTCTGCACCGAAAATAGATAATCTGGCATCGGTTTATACAGGGCTTCGTGCTGTTATAGAAAGCAGACATGTTAATAAGGGTATAAATATCTTTGTCGGCTTTGATAATGAAGAGGTGGGAAGCTCCACGAAGCAGGGGGCAGATTCCAATTATCTGATGAATTATATGGAAAGAATATATATAGCGTTGGGAATGAACAGAGGAGATTTTTTAACAGCCGTAAATAACTCTTTTTTAATATCAGCTGACGGAGCACATGCGGCACATCCGGGATTTACTGGTAAAATGGATCCCACAAATAAGCCTTCTCTGAATCAGGGAGTAGTGTTTAAAATAAGTGCCAACCAAAAATATACATCTGACGGATTTTCGATATCTGTAATAAAGCAGATAATAGAGGGAAAAGATATAAAAACACAGGATTTTGTTAATAATTCAAAAGAGGCGGGAGGCTCTACCATTGGGCCGATATCATCGACACATCTGGAAACAGATTCGGTAGATTTGGGGATACCTATGCTCGCAATGCATTCTGTGAGAGAGCTATGCGGCAGAGATGATTTATATTCCTTAAAAGAGCTGATAAAAGTATTTTTTGAAGTATAG